From the genome of Candidatus Rokuibacteriota bacterium, one region includes:
- the rpmC gene encoding 50S ribosomal protein L29, which translates to MKAAKWREMSGEELSQKAKELTEELFNLRFQLSMGVAKNPSRVGQARRDLARVQTVLRQREVTAAGETQPKKQA; encoded by the coding sequence ATGAAGGCGGCCAAGTGGCGTGAGATGTCGGGCGAGGAGCTCTCGCAGAAGGCCAAGGAGCTGACCGAGGAGCTATTCAACCTCCGGTTCCAGCTGTCCATGGGGGTGGCCAAGAACCCGTCCCGCGTGGGTCAGGCCCGGCGCGACCTGGCGCGGGTCCAGACCGTACTGCGCCAGCGTGAGGTGACGGCGGCGGGCGAAACGCAGCCGAAGAAGCAAGCGTAG